One Megalopta genalis isolate 19385.01 chromosome 5, iyMegGena1_principal, whole genome shotgun sequence DNA window includes the following coding sequences:
- the LOC117222424 gene encoding protein maelstrom 2 translates to MPKYKGKNAFYIFMVDWKKEQEKSGTKFPEGLRDVQKDPQLNVDWLSLSPEQKAYYKSKAKDSKIEAQGSQSKKTALGECIDEVLIAEKKEQEFRQNMLRYIQSVTSMGRKHNNLHKIKFMFIHVNWFYKREIGINKYEYCPAEFAVAEFSLDSGIEDVYHEIINTKIPLGWKRDALEISEETHKIPIEHPDGQADFSYMYEQLVKFLKSNMTGDKYPPLFTIKDMAPAVKSLLERMCTESASNENTDNFVIYSIEALFAELRNAAAENSDCRSIPLVVAENEFGKDTFAWVTGLECEYHKISGRPTFCSMSVVKRWGYTMCDYCCEYLGIPMIDGIHSPMPRTSFNSTNVTLEQQLNNLSINDNCKTISMTGVSSDYKEKVSERTHKEEQERRTLCKNLEIIDHSKCNVADRAIPGRPLRLPKTVAKAVSGFEENINSTSFPSIGGRGVTLQRKDILDRDFPPLGRGRGTSL, encoded by the coding sequence ATGCCGAAATACAAGGGAAAAAATGCCTTCTATATCTTTATGGTGGATTGGAAAAAAGAACAAGAGAAGAGCGGGACCAAATTTCCTGAAGGTTTGCGAGACGTTCAAAAGGATCCGCAATTAAATGTGGACTGGTTGAGTTTGTCTCCCGAACAAAAAGCATACTATAAGTCGAAGGCGAAAGACAGTAAAATTGAAGCACAAGGATCTCAAAGCAAAAAGACAGCGTTAGGAGAGTGTATCGATGAAGTTCTCATTGCTGAGAAAAAAGAACAAGAGTTTCGGCAAAATATGTTACGGTACATACAATCCGTAACTTCCATGGGTAGGAAGCATAATAACTTGCATAAAATCAAATTCATGTTCATACACGTGAACTGGTTTTATAAAAGAGAAATAGGAATCAATAAATATGAGTATTGTCCTGCCGAGTTTGCTGTGGCAGAGTTCAGTTTAGACAGTGGTATTGAAGATGTATACCATGAGataattaatacaaaaattCCATTAGGCTGGAAGCGGGATGCTTTGGAAATAAGTGAGGAAACTCACAAAATACCTATTGAACATCCAGATGGGCAAGCCGACTTTTCATATATGTACGAACAACTTGTCAAGTTTTTAAAATCTAACATGACTGGAGATAAGTATCCTCCTTTATTTACTATAAAAGACATGGCTCCTGCCGTGAAATCTTTGCTCGAAAGAATGTGCACAGAAAGTGCTTCTAATGAAAACACAGACAACTTTGTAATATATTCTATAGAAGCTTTATTTGCTGAACTAAGAAATGCTGCTGCAGAAAATTCAGACTGCCGTAGCATTCCTCTGGTTGTTGCGGAGAATGAATTTGGAAAAGACACGTTTGCTTGGGTAACTGGTCTTGAATGTGAGTATCATAAAATTTCTGGTAGACCTACATTCTGCAGTATGTCTGTAGTAAAAAGATGGGGATACACAATGTGTGATTACTGCTGCGAATATCTGGGCATACCGATGATAGATGGTATTCATTCTCCTATGCCACGAACCAGCTTCAATTCCACTAATGTCACTCTTGAGCAGCAGTTGAATAATTTATCTATTAATGATAACTGCAAAACGATCTCGATGACTGGAGTAAGCTCAGACTACAAAGAAAAGGTATCTGAAAGAACTCACAAAGAAGAACAGGAACGACGCACTCTCTGCAAAAATCtagaaataattgatcacagcaAATGCAATGTAGCCGATCGAGCTATACCTGGTCGACCTCTGAGACTACCTAAAACAGTAGCAAAGGCTGtgagtggatttgaagaaaatattaattctaCAAGTTTTCCTTCGATAGGAGGAAGAGGTGTTACACTTCAGAGAAAAGATATTCTAGACAGGGATTTTCCTCCATTAGGAAGAGGTCGTGGAACATCATTATAA